A window from Staphylococcus succinus encodes these proteins:
- a CDS encoding alpha-glucoside-specific PTS transporter subunit IIBC → MNTIKRFGSAMIVPVLMFAFFGIVLGFATLFKNPSIMGSIANDGTTWFKIWSVIEAGGWTIFDHMEMVFVVGLPLSLAKKAPGHAALAALMGYLMFNTFINAILTQWPHTFGANLEKGVENVTGLKAIAGIETLDTNILGGIVISSIVTWVHNRFYSKKLPEMLGVFQGLTFVVTISFFIMLPLAVITCIVWPTIQDGISSLQGFIIGSGYIGVWLFHFLERVLIPTGLHHFIYAPIEVGPVVVNQGLKAEWFEHVNDFAKSTKPLKEQFPYGFMLQGNGKVFGAIGIALAMYSTTPTENRKKIAALLIPATLTAVVVGITEPLEFTFLFIAPYLFVLHAILSATMDTLMYGFGLVGNFGGGLIDFFATNWIPLAQNHWLTYVIQLIIGLAFTGIYFVVFRFLILKFNIPLPGRKKDEEGVKLYSKQDYKGKKSDQSPQGTAGNEFEDKAIYYLEGLGGKDNIKDVTNCATRLRLTVNDMEQVEHNDYFIHNQMAHGLVKSGKNVQVIVGMSVPQVREAFEHLVGNEEN, encoded by the coding sequence ATGAACACAATTAAGAGATTTGGTAGTGCAATGATTGTACCAGTACTTATGTTTGCATTCTTTGGTATTGTATTAGGGTTTGCTACTTTATTTAAAAACCCTTCAATAATGGGAAGTATCGCCAATGACGGAACCACGTGGTTTAAGATTTGGTCCGTAATCGAAGCGGGCGGTTGGACAATATTTGATCATATGGAAATGGTATTTGTCGTAGGGCTGCCACTGTCATTAGCGAAAAAAGCGCCAGGCCATGCGGCACTTGCAGCTTTAATGGGATATTTAATGTTCAATACATTTATCAATGCAATACTTACACAATGGCCACACACGTTTGGCGCTAACTTAGAAAAAGGTGTTGAAAATGTTACTGGTCTTAAGGCTATTGCAGGTATTGAAACGTTAGACACAAATATTTTAGGTGGCATTGTTATTTCTAGTATTGTGACATGGGTACATAATAGATTTTACAGTAAAAAATTACCAGAAATGTTAGGTGTTTTCCAAGGATTAACATTTGTTGTCACAATTTCATTTTTTATCATGTTACCATTAGCGGTTATCACTTGCATTGTATGGCCTACAATTCAAGATGGTATTTCATCATTACAAGGCTTTATTATTGGTTCGGGTTATATTGGTGTGTGGCTATTCCATTTTTTAGAAAGAGTACTTATTCCAACAGGACTACATCACTTTATTTATGCGCCTATTGAAGTAGGTCCAGTTGTTGTAAATCAAGGCTTAAAAGCTGAATGGTTTGAACATGTTAATGATTTTGCGAAGAGTACAAAACCATTAAAAGAGCAATTTCCATATGGTTTTATGTTACAAGGTAATGGTAAAGTCTTTGGGGCAATAGGTATTGCACTAGCAATGTATTCGACGACGCCTACAGAAAATAGAAAGAAAATTGCGGCATTACTTATACCTGCAACATTAACTGCTGTAGTGGTAGGTATTACTGAGCCTTTAGAATTCACGTTTTTATTTATTGCTCCATATTTATTCGTACTACACGCAATACTTTCAGCGACAATGGATACATTGATGTATGGATTTGGGCTTGTAGGTAATTTTGGTGGTGGGTTGATCGATTTCTTTGCAACAAATTGGATCCCCCTTGCACAGAATCATTGGTTAACTTATGTAATACAACTGATTATAGGTCTCGCATTTACAGGTATATATTTCGTTGTGTTCCGTTTCTTAATTTTAAAATTTAATATACCACTTCCAGGGCGTAAAAAAGACGAAGAAGGTGTTAAGCTTTATAGTAAGCAAGACTATAAAGGAAAAAAATCTGACCAGTCACCGCAAGGAACTGCTGGCAATGAGTTTGAAGATAAAGCGATATATTATTTAGAAGGATTAGGTGGCAAAGATAATATCAAAGATGTCACTAATTGTGCAACACGCTTAAGATTGACAGTCAATGATATGGAACAAGTAGAACATAATGATTACTTTATCCATAATCAAATGGCCCATGGATTAGTTAAAAGTGGAAAAAATGTCCAAGTCATTGTTGGTATGTCTGTACCTCAAGTTAGAGAAGCGTTTGAACATCTTGTTGGAAATGAAGAAAATTAG
- a CDS encoding bile acid:sodium symporter family protein, which yields MLSKVSRFATNTFLVWMLIAAIIGFFFPNQLATLSGWVPYLLGIVMLGMGLTIDPKDFKIVFQSPKAVGIGVILQYTIMPVTAYLIAKLFHLSPEVAIGVILVGCCPGGTSSNVMSYLANANVALSVAITSVSTLLAPILTPALIYLFAHQWLQVSFMSMFWSVIQVILIPIIIGFILQKVFKKFAEKSATALPIVSVIAISLILASVVGGSKSQILQTGLLIFAVVILHNIIGYTLGYTLAKIFKLERADKKAVSIEVGMQNSGLAVSLATVHFSPLAAVPGAVFSLVHNITGPILAKYWHKK from the coding sequence ATGTTATCCAAAGTAAGTAGATTTGCAACAAACACATTCTTGGTATGGATGTTAATCGCAGCGATAATTGGATTCTTTTTCCCAAATCAACTCGCTACGTTGAGTGGATGGGTTCCATATTTATTAGGTATTGTTATGCTTGGTATGGGTTTAACAATTGATCCTAAAGATTTTAAAATCGTATTTCAATCACCTAAAGCAGTTGGCATTGGTGTGATATTACAATATACAATTATGCCAGTTACAGCATATTTAATTGCTAAGTTATTCCATTTATCACCAGAAGTTGCCATTGGAGTAATCTTAGTAGGTTGTTGCCCAGGTGGTACATCGAGTAATGTGATGAGTTATTTAGCGAATGCAAATGTCGCATTATCTGTGGCTATTACAAGTGTTTCTACATTGTTAGCCCCAATATTAACGCCAGCGCTTATTTACTTATTTGCACATCAATGGTTGCAAGTTTCGTTTATGAGTATGTTTTGGTCAGTTATTCAAGTCATACTTATCCCAATCATTATAGGGTTTATTTTACAGAAAGTGTTTAAGAAATTTGCTGAAAAATCAGCGACTGCTTTACCTATCGTATCTGTTATAGCAATTTCATTAATATTGGCTTCAGTTGTAGGGGGCAGTAAATCACAAATTTTACAAACAGGCTTATTAATTTTTGCAGTAGTCATATTACACAATATTATAGGTTATACATTAGGCTATACATTAGCAAAAATATTTAAACTTGAAAGAGCGGATAAAAAAGCTGTCTCAATTGAAGTAGGTATGCAAAACTCTGGTTTAGCGGTTTCGTTAGCTACTGTGCATTTTAGCCCGTTGGCGGCAGTACCTGGGGCAGTCTTTAGTTTGGTACATAATATAACTGGACCTATATTAGCAAAATACTGGCACAAAAAATAA
- a CDS encoding HAD family hydrolase, giving the protein MYRAVIFDFDGTIIDTEKHLFQIINKHLKQNGLTEISLDYYRQSIGGAATELHNYLENQLGIDNKQKIYEEHNLTSVDLPIIADVKQLMDYCKKRHIPMAVATSSYRKDILPTFKNLGLDAYIEIIVAREDVESVKPDPELYLTAVQQLNYAPGNCLAIEDSVNGATAAVTAGLDVIVNTNEMTEQQDFSKVAYSGRDLTVNEMIASYFEKK; this is encoded by the coding sequence ATGTATAGAGCAGTAATATTTGATTTTGATGGCACTATTATTGATACAGAAAAGCACTTATTTCAAATTATTAATAAACATTTAAAGCAAAATGGTTTAACAGAAATTTCGCTAGATTATTATCGACAATCTATTGGTGGTGCTGCAACAGAATTACATAACTATTTAGAAAATCAACTAGGTATAGATAACAAGCAAAAAATTTATGAAGAACATAATCTTACTAGCGTTGACCTACCTATTATTGCAGATGTTAAACAGTTGATGGATTATTGTAAGAAACGTCATATACCTATGGCGGTAGCTACAAGTAGTTATAGAAAAGATATTCTACCAACTTTTAAGAACTTAGGACTAGATGCATATATTGAGATTATCGTGGCTAGAGAAGATGTTGAATCTGTGAAACCTGATCCGGAGTTATATTTAACTGCAGTACAACAACTTAACTACGCTCCGGGTAATTGTTTAGCGATAGAAGATTCAGTGAATGGAGCCACAGCAGCTGTTACTGCAGGGTTAGATGTTATTGTTAATACTAATGAAATGACGGAGCAACAAGATTTTAGTAAAGTTGCATATTCAGGTAGAGATTTAACAGTAAATGAAATGATTGCGAGTTATTTTGAGAAAAAATAG
- a CDS encoding formate/nitrite transporter family protein: MNEKNIKWDKIFYGKVWVTHVVETIRTKDILQSFYFKRYLLRAIMAGFILGTITIFVLLLKASLNHDIPPSVVNIIASVAFSFALVLILFTNSELLTSNFMYFTVGLYYRVIKPLRVLNIFALCFIGNALGGLIFFLLLRCSDVMSPEMFNQLESTIIHKTLTASFISIITKGIFANFFINISLVIAMQIEDILAKMFVMMFGVSIFAFMGYEHVVYNSVLFAGGVVYQSHVLSFIPAAINLIAAAIGNYIGGGLIIGLFYAYLNDHHQFDTNHKS; the protein is encoded by the coding sequence TTGAACGAAAAAAATATTAAATGGGATAAAATATTTTATGGTAAGGTCTGGGTTACCCATGTAGTTGAAACAATTAGAACGAAAGATATACTTCAGAGTTTCTATTTCAAGCGCTACCTGTTGCGCGCTATTATGGCTGGCTTTATATTGGGGACAATAACGATATTTGTATTGTTGCTAAAAGCATCACTCAATCATGATATACCTCCTAGTGTTGTTAATATCATAGCTTCCGTAGCATTTAGTTTTGCTTTAGTTTTAATACTATTTACTAACTCTGAATTATTAACTAGTAATTTTATGTATTTTACAGTTGGTCTGTATTACCGTGTAATAAAGCCTTTACGTGTATTAAATATTTTTGCTTTATGTTTTATAGGTAATGCACTTGGCGGTCTTATATTTTTCTTATTATTAAGATGTTCAGATGTCATGTCTCCTGAAATGTTTAATCAATTAGAATCAACTATTATACATAAAACATTAACAGCAAGTTTTATCTCAATCATTACAAAAGGTATCTTTGCTAATTTTTTTATAAATATTTCTCTAGTTATCGCTATGCAAATAGAAGATATTTTAGCTAAGATGTTTGTCATGATGTTTGGAGTTTCAATATTTGCTTTTATGGGTTATGAGCATGTTGTATATAATTCCGTATTATTTGCTGGTGGCGTTGTCTATCAAAGTCATGTTCTATCATTTATACCTGCTGCAATAAATTTGATTGCCGCTGCAATAGGTAACTATATTGGCGGTGGACTTATCATTGGTTTATTCTATGCTTATTTAAATGACCATCATCAATTTGATACGAACCACAAATCGTAA
- a CDS encoding amino acid permease, with translation MKENNELQRGLGARQMRMIALGGTIGVGLFMGATSTIKWTGPSVIFAYLIAGMFLFLVMRAMGEMVYLDPTSGSFANFASDYIHPVAGYLTAWSNIFQWIVVGMSEVIAVGEYMNYWFPDLPQWIPGVIVVALLASANLVSVKAFGEFEFWFAMIKVVTIVLMIVAGFGLIFFGLGNGGEAIGISNLWSHGAFMPNGWLGFFFALSIVIGSYQGVELIGITAGETKDPQKNIKSAVNGVIWRILIFYLGAIFVIVTVYPWDELGNIGSPFVATFSKVGITFAAGLINFVVLTAAMSGCNSGIFSASRMTLTLAKNGQMPKFFTKVMKNGVPVWTVSAISLGILVGALLNVILPLFIKGADSIFVYVYSASILPGMVPWFMILISHLRFRKQYPEKVKGHPFKMPGGAFTNYITMAFFIMVLIGMLFNKETVVSIVIGIIFLAFMTVFYFIKGYHKLSKDEQI, from the coding sequence ATGAAAGAGAATAATGAACTGCAAAGGGGATTAGGTGCACGTCAAATGCGTATGATTGCGCTTGGCGGAACAATTGGGGTAGGACTATTTATGGGTGCAACAAGCACTATAAAGTGGACGGGTCCTTCTGTAATATTTGCATATTTGATTGCAGGTATGTTTTTATTTTTAGTTATGAGAGCAATGGGAGAAATGGTGTATTTAGATCCAACATCAGGCTCTTTTGCTAACTTTGCTAGTGATTACATACATCCTGTGGCAGGCTATCTAACTGCATGGAGCAATATATTCCAGTGGATTGTCGTAGGGATGAGTGAAGTTATTGCGGTCGGTGAATATATGAACTATTGGTTCCCAGATTTACCACAATGGATACCTGGGGTCATCGTAGTTGCTTTATTAGCAAGTGCTAATCTTGTATCAGTAAAAGCGTTTGGTGAATTTGAATTCTGGTTTGCAATGATAAAAGTAGTGACGATTGTATTAATGATTGTTGCTGGCTTTGGACTTATATTCTTTGGTTTAGGTAACGGTGGAGAAGCTATTGGTATTTCAAACTTATGGTCACATGGTGCCTTTATGCCTAATGGTTGGCTTGGATTCTTCTTTGCCCTTTCAATCGTTATCGGATCTTATCAAGGTGTTGAATTAATCGGTATTACAGCCGGTGAAACAAAAGACCCACAAAAGAATATTAAAAGCGCGGTTAATGGCGTAATTTGGCGTATATTAATCTTCTATCTAGGCGCAATATTTGTTATTGTAACAGTTTATCCTTGGGACGAATTAGGCAATATAGGTAGCCCATTTGTTGCTACATTCTCTAAAGTTGGTATCACTTTTGCAGCTGGTTTAATTAACTTTGTTGTATTGACTGCTGCTATGTCCGGATGTAATTCAGGTATATTCAGTGCTAGTCGTATGACACTTACATTAGCTAAAAATGGACAAATGCCTAAATTCTTTACGAAAGTAATGAAAAATGGTGTTCCAGTATGGACTGTGAGCGCAATTTCACTTGGCATTTTAGTGGGTGCTTTATTAAATGTCATCTTACCTTTATTTATTAAAGGTGCAGATAGTATCTTTGTTTATGTATATAGTGCTTCTATTTTACCGGGTATGGTACCTTGGTTCATGATTTTAATTAGTCACTTGAGATTTAGAAAGCAATACCCTGAAAAGGTTAAAGGTCATCCATTTAAGATGCCTGGCGGTGCATTTACTAATTATATAACAATGGCATTCTTTATTATGGTATTAATCGGAATGTTGTTTAATAAAGAAACAGTAGTATCTATTGTTATAGGTATTATCTTCCTAGCATTTATGACTGTGTTCTATTTCATTAAGGGATATCATAAGTTAAGTAAAGATGAACAAATTTAA
- a CDS encoding alkaline phosphatase: protein MKFHNKLATVSIASAIFVGSALGNTPTTYASSGGQAPTNKEDVSYMGNTKNPKNVIFLVGDGMGPSYNSAYRYFADKPETKEMEKTAFDKHLTGTQRTNPNDSKENVTDSAAGATAFSSGHKTYNGAIGVDENKQSVKTVLEQAKENGKSTGLVSTAELTDATPAAYASHVDSRDKKEAIAKQFYNDKINGEHKVDVLLGGGAEYFGEKNGNIADKFKADGYDVVDNKTDLQNSTNKKVLGLFADNDMPLQVDAPDKNPKLVDMTDSAVKRLQQNDKGFFLMVEGASIDKSGHPNDVTGVMSEMAGFEKSFDYAMDYAKQNPDTLVVATADHSTGGMTIAKGKDYLWNPKAIREMKHSGSYMTKAIADGKDPEKVIKEGYGFEVSANQIQKISNEAKKLKKLDEADKKYEDQLQKLQDAVQKPINDASHTGWTTNGHTGEDVNTYAYGPGSDKFEGNIDNTDSAKNIFDFFKNDVQQ, encoded by the coding sequence ATGAAATTTCATAATAAGTTAGCAACTGTTTCTATAGCTAGTGCAATTTTTGTTGGTAGTGCATTGGGAAATACACCAACTACATATGCTTCAAGTGGAGGACAAGCGCCGACAAATAAAGAGGATGTATCATATATGGGAAATACTAAAAATCCTAAAAATGTTATTTTCTTAGTTGGAGATGGTATGGGACCTTCGTACAATTCTGCTTATCGCTATTTTGCTGATAAACCAGAAACAAAAGAAATGGAAAAAACAGCATTTGATAAGCATTTAACAGGTACACAGCGTACAAATCCTAATGATTCTAAAGAGAATGTAACTGATTCAGCAGCTGGGGCAACTGCTTTTAGTTCTGGACATAAAACATATAATGGTGCTATTGGTGTAGATGAAAACAAACAGAGTGTTAAAACTGTTTTAGAACAAGCAAAAGAGAATGGTAAATCTACAGGGCTAGTTTCAACTGCTGAACTTACTGATGCGACGCCAGCTGCTTATGCTTCACACGTAGACAGCCGTGATAAAAAGGAAGCAATTGCAAAGCAATTTTATAATGACAAAATTAACGGTGAACACAAAGTAGATGTTTTACTTGGTGGAGGTGCTGAATATTTTGGTGAAAAAAATGGAAATATTGCTGATAAATTCAAGGCAGATGGTTATGATGTAGTAGATAATAAAACAGATTTACAAAATTCAACAAATAAAAAAGTATTAGGTTTATTCGCGGATAACGATATGCCTTTACAAGTAGATGCACCTGATAAAAATCCAAAACTTGTAGATATGACTGATAGTGCAGTTAAACGTTTGCAACAAAATGATAAAGGTTTCTTTTTAATGGTAGAAGGTGCGTCTATTGATAAATCGGGCCATCCAAATGATGTTACTGGAGTTATGTCAGAAATGGCAGGTTTTGAGAAATCATTTGATTACGCTATGGATTACGCAAAACAAAATCCAGATACATTAGTTGTCGCTACTGCCGATCATTCAACAGGTGGTATGACAATTGCTAAAGGTAAAGACTATTTATGGAACCCTAAAGCTATACGAGAAATGAAACATTCAGGTTCATATATGACAAAAGCCATTGCAGATGGTAAAGATCCTGAAAAAGTTATTAAAGAAGGTTATGGTTTTGAAGTATCTGCTAATCAAATCCAAAAAATAAGCAATGAAGCTAAAAAGCTGAAAAAATTGGATGAAGCAGATAAGAAGTATGAAGATCAGTTACAAAAATTACAAGATGCAGTTCAAAAACCAATTAATGACGCATCACATACAGGTTGGACTACGAATGGTCATACGGGTGAAGATGTAAACACATATGCGTATGGACCAGGCAGTGATAAGTTTGAAGGCAATATTGATAATACAGACAGTGCTAAAAATATATTTGATTTTTTCAAAAATGATGTGCAACAGTAA